The nucleotide window TTAAGTTGGAGGTCTGTTGACACAAGACCTGCTTGACCTCCTTTATTCTGATTTGATGGATGAATGGGTGCTGGCTAAGGATTTTTGCATAAATATCACTTTTTTGAAGCCTGCTTTGGCAGTAAATGGGCCGGATTTCAGTTCTTTTTGGAGCATATAACCGAACCTCTCATATAATTTTTGTGCTGAAGGATTCGTATCCACAACCTCTAGATTAATTGTAGTAATTTGCTTATTGATCGCAACTTGTTCCAACGTACTTAATAGCAATTTACCTATTCCATGACCACGAGCTTCTTCAGATACTGCAATAGGGTCGATGTGCAATACATGTTCGTGATACAAATGGAATTTTAAATAAAACGCATAAAATAAAAACCGCCAAGTCGCTACAAATGGGGAGTACACGTTCCGAAAAGCTGCATAATTGGCAGGTGTGAATGCTTTTTTTCCTATATTGTAACCAAGAAATCCGACCACTTCTTCATTTCTTAGTGCGTAAATACCTTGTTCAAATTGAATAGACTGAGATAATAGTTGTACTGCTTGTTTTTTCGTTTTCGCATAAAACCACAGATGTGTTACTTTCAATGGAAAAGCTTCGTAAAATAACTGAGCAACTTGTTCTTGTTGTTGTGCATTAAGCTGCTGTGTGATTTGAATTTGGTTCATGGATATCTCCCCAATCCTTAATTAAGCGTTAGTTGATGTTCTATCATTCATTTTCCTAAAATGCAGTAACGTGAACAATTCACATTTCTTTGCGTTGTGGGTACATTTCTTAGATTTCTTCGTTTGTTGCTCGAATGTTGCTTGGAATTCGTTGAATTGGAGTGAAAGGAGGAGATCGCAAGATGAGTAGTACGTCTTATTTTACCGACAGTTCTCCCATGAACGTACAGTTTCTAAACGTCAAAGATGAAGCGTTCCGATGGCATAATTCCATTGAAGTGGTGATTGTGTTGGAAGGTTGCATTCATGTTGCTATTGCAGACGAGCAAAGAACTTTAGATGCTGGTGCAATAGAAATTTTCAATATCAATCAAGTTCACCGTCTATGGCAGACCGATGAAAACAATGTCGTCCTCCAAATAAATATCGATGCTGAATTTGCAAAGGATTATTTTCCGGATTTATCATATGTCTGGTTCGCGCATGAATTTAGCCCTGGGGCATATCTAGGGATAGAACGAGTAGAAGGAATTATTGATGCCATATGCACGTTAATAACTCCGATTGTAGCTACGCGTGAAATGCCATTTTTAACGTTAAAGAATACAGTCGAACCATTGTTGGACCTGCTCATTATGAATTTTGATGCGAAAAGAATGTTTGAAGGGAACCCGACCAAGCTGCAACGAATAGGAAGAATATATGATTACTTATTCAATAACAGGGGTTTTATTAACAAGGCATCTTTGAATGAGATCGCCAAACATACTGAGGAATATTTAAATTTGGATTATTTATCATCACAATTCAAGTTACTAATTGGAGATACGCTGCAAAACTTACTTCATTACTTGCGCATTGAACATGCAATCAAACAATTATTGACGACTGATCGGAGCCTGGTAGAAATATCAACAGAGAGTGGCTTTTCTTCGCCTAGATATTTTTATCTACGATTTCATAAGATTTTCCCGGAAGGACCGAAAGTATTTCGTGAACAACATAAAAAGAAACAGGAATTGAAAGAACACTGTAGAGAAATCATCGATCCGGCATTCGTTCTTGCAAGGCATCATGAATTATTTGAAATTCCGGAGACGATAGGCGGCACACTAAATAAATGGATTCACATCGATATATTTGGGCCTCATGAACAAAATTCAACTTCTCCATATCTGATCAAGGTATCTGAATTGGTAAAAGGTGATTCACATGCGTATTCTAAAATGATCCTTCAGGTAAATAACTTAAGCCCCAACAACGTTTTTGGATTGGAAAAAACTTTGGATACTGCAAACCGTGAGGATATTCAAGTTTTGACATGGCTAATCAACCAATTCAGGGAAAACGGTATTTCTCCTGTATTTCTCGTCAGAACGAGTAGTAACGCTATTTCAGAACAGATAACTACGATACAAGGACTACTTCAAAACTATACCCTCACTTATGGCGCAGAACATATGAAAGGGTGGAGGATTGAACTTCAATAATAGAAGGAACAAGAGAACAACCACACTCATGATGTTGATAAAAAAGTTGCGAAGCTTTGCTGCTTTGGATATGATTATCTAATGTGCAATCAAGGATAACACTTATGTAATCAATTGATGATAAAGATAGTGAGGTAGAAAAAATGATCGCAAGAACAGAAGAAGATTTTAATGGTTTGAAGGAAATTGGAAAAATCGTGGCTTCAATTCGAGATGAATTGGTTCAAAAAACCATTCCGGGCATAACGACTAAAGAACTTGATGATCTGGCCGGAGAGCTTTTTGAGAAAGCTGGCGCAGTTTCTGCTCCTAAAAGTGAATATAATTTCCCGGGGTTCACTTGTATTAGTGTTAATGAAGAGGTGGCACATGGTATTCCGGGAGAGCGGGTTATTCAAGAAGGGGACATCGTCAATATTGATGTTTCTGGCTCGAAGAACAGTTATTTTGCTGATACGGGAATCTCGTTTGTCGTAGGCGAAGGCGAAGAAGTGTTAACGAAAATATGCGACGTTGTTAAACAAGCATTTGAAGCAGGTCTTAAGAAAGCAAAACCGGGTTCCAAAAAAAGCGGGATCGGAAAAGCCGTATTCCAAACTGCCAGACAGAATGAATTAACGGTTATCAAAAACCTAACAGGACATGGTGTTGGACGTGCGATACACGAAGCACCTGACCACATCTATAACTATAATGATCCATCGGATGATGAATTGTTAAAAGAAGGCATGGTTATCGCATTCGAGCCATTTGTCTCCACTTCAGAAGAAGAAGTATTCCAAACAGGAGACGGCTGGACCTTTGCTACTAAAAACAGCTATGTAGCTCAAATCGAACATACGATCATCCTTTCTAAAAATGGTCCAATTATTGTTACCCTTTAAAATGTTCCAATTAAAAGTCGCTAATTTAGCGGCTTTTTTTGTTTTATTGGTACGTTATAACAGATCGTATTATAAACCCTTGCATATTAATTTATGTTGAAATTATGGAAGGATTTAACGTATATTAAGGACTGATCTTTACGTTATATACAGAGGTGATTGATTGAGCACATCAACAAAGCGCGTCCAATTAATAGATGGACTGCGCGGATTCAGTCTGGCCGGCATTGTGCTGGCGAATATGCTGGCTTTCCAATACGGAATGTTCGGCCAGAGTAAACCCCGACTGTTCGGGATCGGCGGTGCAGACCAGGCCTTTCTCTCGTTCCTGCTTATTACTGTAGTGGGCAGTTTTATGCCGATTTTTGCATTTATGTTCGGCTTTGGCATGATTAAGCTATCGGAAAGCCTACAATCACGAGATTTACGACCCAAGTGTCATCTGGCTCGACGCTTTCTACTGCTGTTTGGTATCGGATTGCTGCATATCATCTATCTGTGGGAAGGGGATATCCTGGCATTTTATGGTGTACTCGGTTTCTTCTTGCTCATGTTCCTTAATCGGAAGCCCAAAACGCTGCTCATATGGGCGGTACTGCTACTCATGGGAGCGGGCATACTTGGTCTCCCGGCTTCTAATCCGATGAACCCGCTGGCGATTGAGTCCATTCATATGGAGAACTACATCATTCAAAGTCAGGATGTATACGGCAGCGGCAGCTACGCGGAGATCAGGGATTTCAGCAATAACGGCGATCCATTCGGTGGGGATTTGGAGTTATCATACGCCCTGATAGCCCTGATGTTAGCCCCACTCATGACGGTGCCGATGTTCCTGCTCGGCATGCGCGCTGCCAGAATAGGCACGTTTAGCGATCCGCAAGCGATGCGGCGTATATATCTTCGTCGTGCCTCGTTTTTGATTCCAGTTGGTTTGATACTCAAAGCATATGGCGTTTTGGGACCACAATTGGGTGCGGAAGGGTGGCTCGGCGTCGGGATTGGGGTAACGCTCGGGGGAACGTTGCTTGCACTTGGATACATTTATGCATTTGCGCTGTTGCATGCCGGAAGCCGCCGTTCCAGCCTGATAGGTAGGTTCGAGGCGGTGGGCCGTCTCTCGTTAACGAATTACCTGATGCAGAGCGTAATCTGTACGACCATCTTTTATGGATATGGCTTGGGACTATTTGGCCATGCTGGCGTGTTCATCGGAGCAATTATTGCGCTTGCTGTCTACGGCATTCAATTGTGGCTCAGCCCACTATACCTTAAAAAATTTAGCAATGGGCCGGTCGAGTATGTTCTACGGATTTGGACATATCTGTCCTGGAAGGGACAGCCAAGAAAGAAGAAAAGATCGGACAAAAATTTGCATGAAAACGCTCCTGGTGTCCAGAAAGGTTAAAACGCTACTGTAAAACGCACAAAGAAGCCCGTTCTGATAAAGAAAGGGCTTCTTTGTGTCTGTACAATTTGTAGCTCGTCACCTTCATATTCTTTCTCATCGATGTAGTCAAACTTGTTAATTCCCGCTTCCTTAAGAGCAGCTGTGATTTCTTCTTTACTGGAATAGGTGACAAGTTGCGGTTCAGGTACCGAAACAGATGTTTTTTTGTACGCATTTTTTAACGAGAACATATGTTTGTTTTTTCCTTTTCTTTTGAGCAAATATTTTGTATGATAAAAGAGACGTGAATGATAGAGGAGGAGTTTTGATGTATCGACAAGTGGATGATTTTTTAAAGGAATGGGCAGTGGCTGTGAAAGGGACATTGCAAGTATTACAAGCAGTAACAGATGACAAATTAGGACAAAGTATTTTTGAAGGGCATAGTACACTAGGTTGGTTAGGCTGGCATTTAGTAGAAACAACAGGTTATTTTAGTCATTTAGCAGGTTTAACTGTACCAATGATTGGTCAAGATGAACCAGTTCCAGCGACAGCAAGAGAAATTGTAGCAGCTTACGAAAAAGCAGCAGAGGCGGTCAAGGAAGAGGTAGCCAAGCTATCAAATGAGGACTTGCTAACAGAAACAGGCATAGAAAGTCTTGCAACAAAAGGTTCATTATTACGTTTCTTAATTGACCACCAAACACATCACCGCGGCCAAATGATGGTGCTATTACGTCAAGCAGGCTTACCAGTACCGCCCGTGATGGGTCCAACAAAAGAAATGCAATAACGAATAGATGTCTTCCTTGGCAGTGGCTCCTCAAAGTTAGAGTTTTTAATATGCGGCTGATTGGTTGGTTTGTTTCGACTGTACTAAACTAGAGGTAGGTGCAAACATGATCCAATTAACAAACCGCCAGGCACGGCAATTTCTGTTGCTGAAGCATGGACTTTTGGGCGAATATAAATTTAGTGAAAAGCAGGGCGTATTGGACTTTGCTCGGCAGGTCAGCTGCATTCAATACGACCCCATCGATGTTTGCGGAAAAAACGCCGAACTGGTGCTACAGTCGCGAATCAAGGGATTTACTAAGGGAATGCTCGCCGAGTTGCTGTATGAGGATAGAAGCCTTGTCGATTATCCCGACAAGAACCTAGCCATTATCTCTGTCCAGGACTGGCCCTATTTTGAGCGATACAGGCAAGCCGCAAGGCGACATGCCGAACGCTATCCCGAAATGGAAGCGTTGACTGCGCAAGTACGGGCTTATATCCAAAATCACGGTGCACTAAATTCTGATGATTTAAAATTGGATGGGAATTTCTCTTGGCAATCGGCCATCCACTGGAGCGGTGGAAACAATTCATCTCGATCGGTTCTGGAACAGATGTATTCGACGGGTGAGTTGATTATCCATCATAAAAAAGGAACGCGTAAATATTACGATATAGCCAAGAAGTACATACAGCCAAATCTGCTGAATGCATCAGAGCCGCTGGAGGATGAGCTTGAGCATCATAAGTGGCGGGTACTGCGTCGAATCGGCTCTGTTGGTCTCTTATGGAATCGTGCGTCAGATGCATGGCTGAATATATGGGGGTTGAAAGCAGCACAGCGCACCGAGGTTTTTCGCCAGCTATTACACGAAGCTCGCATTGTTGCTGTTGCTGTGGAACAAATGAAGGATATGCTGTACTGCCTCGCGGAGGATTTACCGCTTATTGAAGCCGTTCTGAGAAATCAGGAGCCGAAATTGCGTTGTGAGCTTATTGCCCCTCTAGATAATTTCATATGGGACAGAAAACTTATCAACACATTGTTTGGCTTTGATTACACCTGGGAGATTTACACGCCTGCAATCAAACGAAAATTCGGCTATTATGTGCTGCCTCTATTATATGGAGAAAGCTTCATTGGACGGGCTGAGATCATCGTGGAGCGAAAAACTGGAACGCTCGTTCTTAAAAATATCTGGTACGAGAACGATGTGAAGCAAACAAAGCAATTGCGAACAGCCTTGAACAGTTGTTTCCAAAAGTTTGCGATATTCAACGGGTGTGAGACGATTTCGGCAGAGTCTATGAACTGATAACAACACGATGACGTTTATTAGTGGAGACATCGCATCGATACCGTTCTGAATCGACATCCTCACCAACCATAAATTAAAAGAGGTCATTCCGCTAACGGATAACGTTAGTTTAACAAACAGGCCGCAATTGGTACATTTATCACTCATAAAAAGAACTCTCCAGACTAGGAGGGTTCTTGCATTTTTATTCATATGTTTGCGGGTGGTGTCAGCTACGCTGGTATTACCCCTAAGAGTAGGTTGTTTGTTTTAGCGTGGAAATCTATAAAGATTATTTTTGTGTGCTTATATTACCTTTATTTGTTATACTCACTGAAGAAATAAGAAATACCCCTAATGTTTCCTATTATAATTAGTAATTATTTATAGATTCAACATATCAACTCTAATACATAAGCTAACTATTATAGTGCGGACAGCGTTAAGGTATACGAAATGAAAGATGCAATGTATATCTCCGACTGTTTCCACTCGGACTTGAAAGGATCGTTATTGTGCTGAAAATTATTAATTTTCTTCTTTTCTTGCTGATCATTTGGGTAGTAATCTTTTATCCTTTTCGTTTTGTTTGGTTTGAAGGCTTAAAGCAGATTCCTGCGGATCTTCATGGTATTTATTTACTTTTCTTGTTCTTTGGATATCTAATATGTTCATCTGGTATGGGACTTATTGTTGGCAAGATGTTTTTTAAACGAAAAGAACAGTGATTATGGAGGTTGGAATGGACAGTGACATTTTAATCAATCAATTCTTAAAACTTTTCCCTGAATTCCACGATTGTTATATAGAACATTTGGAATTAAATCAAGAATTTTTAGGACATGTGTTTTTTGGTGATGAAGTGGCTACTTATGTTGAAGGACTGCTTCGTGAAAATGATGACACAGAACAAATTGAGAAGTTTTTCGATTTTTTGAATGGATGGCAACTCAATCGAGCCTTTATATTGTACAAGTACTATCTACTACAATATTGTATGATCTAGGTGGATATACAGATATTTTACAAAAAGCTCAAAGTTATATGAAACCACATACTAAAAGACTTTCGCAAGAAATAGAAGATTTGCACTCAGGGAAATATTTTTCATAGATCAATGTGCAGGAGATCAGGTTGAATTTACAGTAATAAGGGTTTTTGCATATCTAATTCGGTATCATTCAAAGTCGCTATTCAAGCGGCTTTTTTTGTTTTATCCATGTAATTTCCTATCTAAGATGGAGAGGGTGAGAGCTTGTTCAAATGTCGATTTAGATAATTATGCATATCCAATTCGTAACTTGTGTATTCAAATGGAGTTAAATCCTTGCTAAACTTTATTTCTGATAATGAGAATCATTATTAATTATTGGAGTCTAAAGTTTTACCGCAGGTCTTATGGGAGCACATCAATGAAATGAAAGGTTGGTAGAAATGACTTCAAATCGACAATTATGTATTGGCTTATCCTTAAATGCAACATGGAATAAAGGTGACGGCTGGCGGCACCCGGATAGCGGAGTGGAGCAGACAGGAACGATTGACTACTATATTCATTGGGCAAAAATAGCGGAGAAGTTCAAGCTCGATTTTCTTTTCAGAGCGGATTATCTGTACATTAGCCCGCAGATGCTAGGCGATTCCTCCAACTTTGGTAGCCCGGATCCTACGCTGTTCTTTGCAGCGATTGCTCGTGAAACGAACCGGATCGGACTGGTGACGACAATCTCTACTACGTTCAATCCACCGTATGTTGTTGCTAGACAACTTCAGTCTTTACACTGGCTAAGCAATGGACGTGCAGGCTGGAATATTGTCACTTCTATTGAGGGAGCCG belongs to Paenibacillus sp. FSL H8-0079 and includes:
- a CDS encoding GNAT family N-acetyltransferase encodes the protein MNQIQITQQLNAQQQEQVAQLFYEAFPLKVTHLWFYAKTKKQAVQLLSQSIQFEQGIYALRNEEVVGFLGYNIGKKAFTPANYAAFRNVYSPFVATWRFLFYAFYLKFHLYHEHVLHIDPIAVSEEARGHGIGKLLLSTLEQVAINKQITTINLEVVDTNPSAQKLYERFGYMLQKELKSGPFTAKAGFKKVIFMQKSLASTHSSIKSE
- a CDS encoding AraC family transcriptional regulator, with the protein product MSSTSYFTDSSPMNVQFLNVKDEAFRWHNSIEVVIVLEGCIHVAIADEQRTLDAGAIEIFNINQVHRLWQTDENNVVLQINIDAEFAKDYFPDLSYVWFAHEFSPGAYLGIERVEGIIDAICTLITPIVATREMPFLTLKNTVEPLLDLLIMNFDAKRMFEGNPTKLQRIGRIYDYLFNNRGFINKASLNEIAKHTEEYLNLDYLSSQFKLLIGDTLQNLLHYLRIEHAIKQLLTTDRSLVEISTESGFSSPRYFYLRFHKIFPEGPKVFREQHKKKQELKEHCREIIDPAFVLARHHELFEIPETIGGTLNKWIHIDIFGPHEQNSTSPYLIKVSELVKGDSHAYSKMILQVNNLSPNNVFGLEKTLDTANREDIQVLTWLINQFRENGISPVFLVRTSSNAISEQITTIQGLLQNYTLTYGAEHMKGWRIELQ
- the map gene encoding type I methionyl aminopeptidase, which produces MIARTEEDFNGLKEIGKIVASIRDELVQKTIPGITTKELDDLAGELFEKAGAVSAPKSEYNFPGFTCISVNEEVAHGIPGERVIQEGDIVNIDVSGSKNSYFADTGISFVVGEGEEVLTKICDVVKQAFEAGLKKAKPGSKKSGIGKAVFQTARQNELTVIKNLTGHGVGRAIHEAPDHIYNYNDPSDDELLKEGMVIAFEPFVSTSEEEVFQTGDGWTFATKNSYVAQIEHTIILSKNGPIIVTL
- a CDS encoding DUF418 domain-containing protein yields the protein MSTSTKRVQLIDGLRGFSLAGIVLANMLAFQYGMFGQSKPRLFGIGGADQAFLSFLLITVVGSFMPIFAFMFGFGMIKLSESLQSRDLRPKCHLARRFLLLFGIGLLHIIYLWEGDILAFYGVLGFFLLMFLNRKPKTLLIWAVLLLMGAGILGLPASNPMNPLAIESIHMENYIIQSQDVYGSGSYAEIRDFSNNGDPFGGDLELSYALIALMLAPLMTVPMFLLGMRAARIGTFSDPQAMRRIYLRRASFLIPVGLILKAYGVLGPQLGAEGWLGVGIGVTLGGTLLALGYIYAFALLHAGSRRSSLIGRFEAVGRLSLTNYLMQSVICTTIFYGYGLGLFGHAGVFIGAIIALAVYGIQLWLSPLYLKKFSNGPVEYVLRIWTYLSWKGQPRKKKRSDKNLHENAPGVQKG
- a CDS encoding DinB family protein, with the translated sequence MYRQVDDFLKEWAVAVKGTLQVLQAVTDDKLGQSIFEGHSTLGWLGWHLVETTGYFSHLAGLTVPMIGQDEPVPATAREIVAAYEKAAEAVKEEVAKLSNEDLLTETGIESLATKGSLLRFLIDHQTHHRGQMMVLLRQAGLPVPPVMGPTKEMQ
- a CDS encoding crosslink repair DNA glycosylase YcaQ family protein; translated protein: MIQLTNRQARQFLLLKHGLLGEYKFSEKQGVLDFARQVSCIQYDPIDVCGKNAELVLQSRIKGFTKGMLAELLYEDRSLVDYPDKNLAIISVQDWPYFERYRQAARRHAERYPEMEALTAQVRAYIQNHGALNSDDLKLDGNFSWQSAIHWSGGNNSSRSVLEQMYSTGELIIHHKKGTRKYYDIAKKYIQPNLLNASEPLEDELEHHKWRVLRRIGSVGLLWNRASDAWLNIWGLKAAQRTEVFRQLLHEARIVAVAVEQMKDMLYCLAEDLPLIEAVLRNQEPKLRCELIAPLDNFIWDRKLINTLFGFDYTWEIYTPAIKRKFGYYVLPLLYGESFIGRAEIIVERKTGTLVLKNIWYENDVKQTKQLRTALNSCFQKFAIFNGCETISAESMN